The following proteins are co-located in the Mesorhizobium australicum WSM2073 genome:
- a CDS encoding alpha/beta fold hydrolase, producing MTIAQKTLETSHGRIAVRETGGKGTAVLLIHGNSSSGAVFRNQLESPLGERYHMIAPDLPGHGASGNAIDPDRSYSMEGYADAMTEVLGLLGIDKGIVFGWSLGGHIGLEMIDRYPGLLGLMISGTPPVAPEEVGNGFKSSPHMHLAGQEAFTAADVEAYARSTCGEPFEPFLLDTVARTDGRARRLMFEKFAAGTGRNQREIVAGKTPPIAVLNGIDEPFVNTDFVSAVKFSNLWEGKAHLLDKSGHAPFWDSPGRFNPIFARFLESVDQA from the coding sequence ATGACGATCGCGCAGAAGACCCTTGAAACCAGTCACGGCAGGATCGCCGTTCGCGAGACCGGCGGCAAAGGCACCGCCGTCCTGCTGATCCACGGCAATTCGTCTTCCGGTGCCGTTTTCCGCAACCAGCTCGAGAGCCCGCTGGGCGAGCGCTACCACATGATCGCCCCCGATCTGCCGGGCCACGGCGCTTCCGGCAACGCGATCGATCCGGACCGCTCCTACAGTATGGAAGGCTATGCCGATGCGATGACCGAAGTGCTCGGCCTGCTCGGTATCGACAAGGGCATCGTCTTCGGCTGGTCGCTCGGCGGTCATATCGGGCTGGAGATGATCGACCGTTATCCTGGCCTGCTTGGCCTGATGATATCGGGCACTCCGCCTGTAGCGCCCGAGGAGGTCGGCAACGGCTTCAAGTCGAGTCCGCATATGCATCTTGCCGGACAAGAGGCCTTCACCGCCGCTGATGTCGAGGCCTATGCGCGCAGCACTTGCGGGGAACCGTTCGAACCGTTCCTCCTCGACACGGTGGCGCGCACCGACGGGCGGGCGCGGCGCCTGATGTTCGAGAAATTCGCGGCCGGCACAGGCCGCAACCAGCGCGAGATCGTCGCCGGCAAGACGCCTCCGATAGCCGTTCTCAATGGCATCGACGAGCCTTTCGTGAACACCGATTTTGTCTCAGCGGTCAAGTTCTCCAACCTGTGGGAAGGCAAGGCGCATCTGCTCGACAAATCGGGCCATGCGCCGTTCTGGGATTCTCCCGGCCGCTTCAACCCGATCTTCGCCCGCTTCCTGGAAAGCGTGGATCAGGCATAG
- a CDS encoding multicopper oxidase family protein: MTVFTRRGLLKTAAVAGASGLGLAAMGRIGGWAASAPEPVVLRTAKIQAKLMDVGQTNNVLTYGKAGMPPVLRMKKGEPFAARLDNAIDDPTTIHWHGIRLPNKMDGVPFLVQPYVYTGDHFDYAFTPPDAGTFWYHPHCNTLEQMGHGLTGVIVVENPNDPEFDAEFVLNLRDWRLGDDGQFIDQFRPRDAARTGTYGTVRTANWLDQPQYDAPAGGLVRLRIAITDVTRIYAFRVDGAEAMVMALDGNPVPERFAPDALLLGPGQRMELAIRMPDDEGATVSLRDVRGTKPKVLATLRATGNSLKRDVRDVAPLEVNPVAEVDLGSAQHISLSLSATAENVPSDSICGSLGYSFWAINKVPWPGDTPDPTAPLAELKLGRSYVIDMENLTPQSHPMHLHGMSFKVLSSSTRPVQPLISDTYLIQPNEKVSLGFVADNPGDWLLHCHIIEHQKSGMTSYVRVV, from the coding sequence ATGACCGTATTTACACGCCGCGGACTGCTGAAAACTGCCGCCGTTGCCGGTGCGAGCGGGCTCGGGCTTGCCGCCATGGGCAGGATTGGCGGCTGGGCGGCGTCCGCGCCTGAGCCAGTGGTGCTGCGGACGGCGAAAATCCAGGCGAAGCTGATGGATGTCGGCCAGACCAACAATGTGCTGACTTACGGCAAAGCGGGAATGCCGCCGGTGCTCAGGATGAAAAAAGGCGAACCCTTCGCCGCGCGCCTCGACAACGCCATCGATGATCCGACGACCATCCACTGGCACGGCATTCGCCTGCCGAACAAGATGGATGGCGTGCCTTTCCTGGTGCAGCCTTACGTCTACACCGGCGATCATTTCGACTATGCCTTCACGCCGCCCGACGCCGGCACCTTCTGGTATCACCCGCACTGCAACACGCTGGAGCAGATGGGGCACGGCCTGACCGGCGTGATCGTGGTTGAAAACCCGAACGATCCGGAATTCGACGCCGAGTTTGTCCTCAACCTGCGCGACTGGCGCCTTGGCGACGACGGCCAGTTCATCGACCAGTTCCGGCCGCGCGATGCCGCGAGAACCGGCACTTACGGCACGGTGCGTACCGCCAACTGGCTCGATCAGCCGCAATATGACGCGCCCGCCGGCGGGCTGGTGCGGCTGCGCATCGCCATTACCGATGTCACCCGCATCTATGCCTTTCGCGTCGACGGCGCCGAAGCGATGGTGATGGCGCTGGACGGCAATCCGGTGCCGGAGCGCTTTGCGCCCGATGCCTTGCTGCTTGGACCGGGACAGCGCATGGAACTCGCCATCCGCATGCCTGACGATGAGGGCGCGACCGTCAGCCTGCGGGACGTCAGGGGAACCAAGCCCAAGGTGCTGGCGACGCTGCGCGCGACGGGCAACTCGCTCAAGCGGGACGTTCGCGACGTTGCGCCGCTGGAAGTGAATCCGGTGGCGGAAGTGGATCTCGGCTCGGCCCAGCATATCTCCCTGTCGCTCAGCGCCACGGCGGAGAACGTCCCGAGCGACAGCATCTGCGGTTCGCTCGGCTACAGTTTCTGGGCGATCAACAAGGTGCCGTGGCCGGGCGATACGCCCGATCCAACCGCGCCGCTGGCCGAATTGAAGCTCGGCAGGAGCTATGTCATCGACATGGAAAACCTGACGCCGCAATCGCATCCGATGCATTTGCACGGCATGAGCTTCAAGGTTTTGTCATCCTCGACGCGGCCGGTGCAGCCGTTGATTTCGGACACCTATCTCATCCAGCCCAATGAGAAGGTGAGCCTCGGCTTCGTCGCCGACAATCCCGGCGACTGGCTGCTGCATTGCCACATCATCGAGCACCAGAAATCGGGCATGACGAGTTACGTCAGAGTGGTCTGA
- a CDS encoding PTS sugar transporter subunit IIB: MARQKTILFACGTGIATSTAVNVAVTEAMKMRGLTFNAQQAKATEVPGLADSVDFIVATTPISASVTKPVIKGLAFLTGIGKDKVLDEIEAQLRK; encoded by the coding sequence ATGGCCAGACAGAAGACAATTCTCTTTGCCTGCGGCACCGGCATCGCCACCTCGACGGCGGTCAACGTCGCCGTCACCGAGGCGATGAAGATGCGCGGCCTTACCTTCAACGCTCAGCAGGCCAAGGCAACCGAAGTGCCGGGGCTCGCCGACAGCGTCGACTTCATCGTCGCCACCACGCCGATCTCGGCTTCGGTGACCAAGCCGGTCATCAAGGGCCTCGCCTTCCTCACCGGCATCGGCAAGGACAAGGTGCTCGACGAGATCGAGGCGCAACTGCGCAAGTAG
- a CDS encoding PTS sugar transporter subunit IIA encodes MSDALMQLLDPEAIVLGSDASTNEEIIRVLAGRLEALGYVKSSYADAVVRREMTIPTGLPLERADNVAVPHTDPEHVLKPGIAMGTLRKPVIFANMEDPDEKLPVGFVFLLAINDKDKQIEALQSVMATIQNPDALDGLRSARTLDDVRTVLG; translated from the coding sequence ATGTCCGACGCCCTCATGCAGCTTCTGGATCCCGAAGCGATCGTGCTCGGGTCGGACGCGTCGACCAATGAGGAGATCATCCGCGTCCTGGCGGGACGGCTCGAGGCCCTTGGCTATGTCAAGAGCTCCTATGCCGACGCGGTCGTGCGCCGCGAAATGACCATCCCGACAGGATTGCCGCTGGAACGCGCCGACAATGTCGCGGTGCCCCACACCGATCCCGAGCATGTGCTGAAGCCCGGCATCGCAATGGGCACGCTGAGAAAGCCGGTGATCTTCGCCAACATGGAAGACCCCGACGAGAAGCTGCCGGTGGGTTTCGTCTTCCTGCTTGCGATCAATGACAAGGACAAGCAGATTGAAGCGCTGCAGTCCGTCATGGCAACGATCCAGAATCCAGATGCATTGGACGGCTTGAGGTCGGCCAGGACGCTTGACGACGTGCGCACCGTGCTCGGCTGA
- a CDS encoding PTS galactitol transporter subunit IIC — protein MDTLLAGLKGAIDTLGATILLPIVIFIIAVVLGAKVSKAFRAAVTIGVAFIGINLVLGLMFTSIGDVAKAIVTNTGIHRDIIDVGWPSAAAIAFGSSVGLWVIPVGILVNIVLLLTRMTRTLNVDVWNFWHFAFVGSLVVAATDNLAYGIAIAALVAALSLLFADWSARAVQQFYGVPGISVPHLASAQILPIAIILNWIMDRIPGINRININTETIERRFGVFGEPVVLGLIIGLVLGAIAFYNAGDPGTVLAKVLGTGMTLAAVMLLLPRMVKILMEGLIPVSDAAQEFVRKRTGDRELLVGLDSAILIGHPAAISSSLILVPIAIILSVILPGNRVILFADLAVIPFIVAMTAPLVKGNVFRMVVIGTVTLAIGFYVANALAPLFTSAAVASGFKLPADALQITSVVDGFLWVPYVIIEAIQGLGLIGIIVIAVVIAALFVLYRRNPLGWERAAGAEDEPAEGTA, from the coding sequence ATGGATACTCTACTCGCTGGCCTCAAGGGGGCCATCGACACGCTCGGCGCGACAATCCTGCTGCCGATCGTCATTTTCATCATTGCCGTGGTTTTGGGCGCCAAGGTCAGCAAGGCCTTTCGCGCCGCCGTCACCATCGGGGTCGCCTTCATCGGTATCAACCTTGTGCTTGGCCTGATGTTCACGTCGATCGGCGACGTCGCCAAGGCCATCGTCACCAACACCGGCATTCATCGCGACATTATCGACGTCGGCTGGCCCTCGGCGGCCGCCATCGCCTTTGGCTCCTCGGTCGGGCTTTGGGTCATCCCGGTCGGCATCCTGGTCAACATCGTGCTGTTGCTGACGCGCATGACGCGCACGCTCAATGTCGACGTCTGGAATTTCTGGCATTTCGCCTTCGTCGGCTCGCTCGTCGTCGCCGCCACCGACAATCTGGCCTACGGCATTGCCATCGCGGCCCTGGTTGCGGCGCTGTCGCTGCTGTTCGCCGATTGGTCGGCGCGCGCGGTGCAGCAATTCTACGGCGTTCCCGGCATTTCGGTGCCGCATCTCGCCTCGGCGCAAATCCTGCCGATCGCCATCATCCTGAACTGGATCATGGACCGCATTCCCGGCATCAACCGCATCAACATCAACACCGAAACCATCGAGCGCCGCTTCGGCGTGTTCGGCGAACCGGTCGTGCTCGGCCTGATCATCGGCCTCGTGCTCGGCGCCATCGCCTTCTACAATGCCGGCGATCCCGGCACGGTGCTGGCCAAGGTGCTGGGCACCGGCATGACACTTGCCGCGGTTATGCTGCTGCTGCCGCGCATGGTGAAGATCCTGATGGAGGGCCTGATCCCGGTTTCCGACGCGGCGCAGGAGTTCGTGCGCAAGCGCACCGGCGATCGCGAGCTTCTCGTCGGCCTCGATTCGGCGATCCTGATCGGCCATCCCGCCGCGATCTCGTCGTCGCTGATCCTGGTGCCGATCGCGATCATCCTGTCGGTGATCCTGCCGGGCAACCGCGTCATCCTGTTCGCCGATCTGGCGGTCATCCCGTTCATCGTCGCCATGACCGCGCCGCTGGTCAAAGGCAATGTGTTCCGCATGGTGGTGATCGGCACGGTGACCTTGGCGATCGGCTTCTATGTCGCCAACGCCCTGGCGCCGCTGTTCACCAGTGCGGCCGTCGCGTCGGGCTTCAAACTGCCGGCGGATGCTTTGCAGATCACCTCGGTGGTCGACGGCTTCCTGTGGGTACCCTATGTGATCATCGAGGCGATCCAGGGACTTGGGCTGATCGGCATCATCGTGATCGCCGTGGTCATAGCGGCGCTGTTCGTGCTCTATCGCCGCAATCCGCTCGGCTGGGAACGGGCGGCGGGCGCCGAGGACGAGCCGGCCGAAGGCACGGCCTGA